A genomic region of Pogona vitticeps strain Pit_001003342236 chromosome Z, PviZW2.1, whole genome shotgun sequence contains the following coding sequences:
- the LOC144585070 gene encoding delta-type opioid receptor-like, translated as MELSTHPGAETFPNFFSNSTLQDFSLSFFTLSNTTNQSPMKNTTSIIIAIAITALYSVVCVVGLLGNILVMYGIVRYTKMKTATNIYIFNLALADALATSTLPFQSAKYLMETWPFGELLCKAVLSIDYYNMFTSIFTLTMMSVDRYIAVCHPVKALDFRTPAKAKLINICIWLLSSAIGVPIMIMAVTRSHDDMVMCLLQFPEPQIYWDTVTKICVFIFAFLIPILVITICYGLMILRLKSVRLLSGSKEKDRNLRRITHMVLVVVAAFIICWTPIHIFFIVWTLVGIDKKNPYVVASLHFCIALGYTNSSLNPILYAFLDENFKRCFREFCLPFQSKMEHNSFSRARNTTRERISTCTPSEVLNKSA; from the exons ATGGAGCTGTCCACCCACCCAGGTGCTGAAACCTTCCCCAATTTTTTCTCTAACAGCACCTTGCAAGACTTCAGTTTGAGTTTTTTCACGCTGTCCAACACCACGAATCAATCTCCAATGAAGAACACCACTTCAATCATCATAGCCATTGCAATCACTGCCCTGTATTCTGTAGTCTGCGTAGTGGGACTGTTGGGGAATATCCTGGTAATGTATGGGATTGTCAG ATACACCAAAATGAAAACAGCTACCAATATCTACATCTTTAACCTGGCCCTGGCTGATGCTTTGGCCACCAGTACATTGCCTTTCCAGAGTGCAAAGTATCTGATGGAGACCTGGCCTTTTGGGGAGCTCCTCTGCAAGGCTGTTCTCTCCATCGACTACTACAACATGTTCACGAGCATCTTTACGCTCACCATGATGAGTGTGGATCGGTACATAGCTGTCTGCCATCCAGTTAAAGCCCTAGATTTCCGAACTCCGGCAAAAGCAAAACTAATCAACATTTGCATCTGGCTTCTTTCCTCTGCCATTGGAGTGCCAATCATGATCATGGCAGTCACCAGATCTCACG ATGACATGGTGATGTGTCTCCTCCAGTTTCCAGAACCTCAGATTTACTGGGATACAGTGACCAAGATCTGTGTTTTCATCTTTGCCTTCTTGATCCCCATCTTGGTCATCACCATCTGCTATGGGCTGATGATTCTCCGCCTGAAGAGTGTCCGCCTCCTCTCGGGCTCCAAGGAGAAAGACCGCAACCTGCGCCGTATCACACAcatggtgctggtggtggtggccgCTTTCATCATCTGTTGGACACCCATccatatttttttcattgtttggACCCTGGTGGGCATTGACAAGAAGAATCCCTATGTGGTGGCCAGCCTTCATTTCTGCATTGCCTTGGGGTACACCAACAGCAGCCTCAATCCAATACTCTATGCTTTCCTGGATGAAAATTTCAAGAGGTGTTTCCGAGAATTCTGCCTCCCGTTTCAGTCCAAGATGGAACATAACAGCTTCAGCAGGGCCCGTAATACCACCCGAGAACGTATCTCTACATGCACACCTTCAGAAGTCCTCAATAAGTCAGCCTGA